The Pseudomonas sp. G2-4 genome window below encodes:
- a CDS encoding sensor domain-containing diguanylate cyclase, which yields MSASSATPGNNPLSIRSERALVLASSLVVIAILSIVTFLLISEHTSARQAATRAASNIVQLIDADVLRNVELYDLSLQGLVAAAKRDDLKDVSPSIRHLALFDRATAAPYKGDILLLDKRGDVVADSASIEPRKGNYADREYFQSHVQDPSPGMKISRPFRSRSAAQDWRISFSYRVSDERGEFMGVAEAAMRLNYFNQLFKSLNIGHGGTVNLVSRDGILLAQEPPLAEDLTGKDFSNRPNFVRILREGNGSFTSVSGQDQKPRLYTFSQVGDLPLIVVVALSSQEVFASWQRTALLVSGATGALCIGLLWLTWLLRRELKRRHAAERELARRASVDSLTGLANRRTLDETLQQEWLRAQRSGQPLSVMMIDADHFKAFNDRHGHQGGDEALRTLAQLIGKHVRRPADLAARYGGEEFSVVLPETTTAGAFTMAQNIREAVEQLPPALDDDDPMTVSIGIATWAQGPYDELEQLLFAADKALYQAKATGRNRVVCAM from the coding sequence ATGAGCGCGAGCAGTGCGACACCTGGTAACAACCCGCTTTCGATACGTTCGGAACGGGCACTCGTGCTGGCCAGCTCACTGGTGGTCATTGCTATCCTGAGCATCGTGACCTTCCTGTTGATCAGCGAACACACCAGCGCCCGGCAGGCCGCTACACGTGCGGCAAGCAATATCGTGCAACTGATCGACGCCGACGTACTGCGCAATGTGGAGCTCTACGATCTGTCGCTGCAAGGCTTGGTTGCCGCCGCCAAACGCGACGACCTGAAGGACGTTTCGCCTTCAATTCGCCACCTCGCCCTCTTCGACCGCGCCACCGCCGCCCCCTATAAAGGCGACATCCTGCTGCTCGACAAGCGCGGCGATGTGGTCGCCGATTCCGCCTCGATTGAGCCACGAAAGGGCAACTACGCCGACCGGGAATATTTCCAGTCCCATGTCCAGGACCCGAGCCCGGGCATGAAGATCAGTCGCCCGTTCCGCTCCAGAAGCGCCGCGCAGGACTGGCGCATCAGTTTCAGCTACCGAGTGAGCGACGAGCGGGGCGAGTTCATGGGCGTGGCCGAGGCCGCGATGCGTTTGAACTATTTCAACCAATTGTTCAAGAGCCTGAACATCGGTCATGGCGGCACCGTCAACCTGGTCAGCCGAGACGGCATTCTATTGGCGCAAGAGCCGCCCTTGGCCGAAGACCTGACGGGCAAGGACTTCAGTAATCGGCCGAACTTCGTACGCATCCTGCGCGAAGGCAACGGCAGCTTCACCAGCGTGTCCGGTCAGGATCAGAAGCCGCGTCTGTACACCTTTTCCCAGGTGGGCGACTTGCCGTTGATCGTCGTGGTCGCGCTCTCGTCCCAGGAAGTCTTTGCTTCATGGCAACGTACGGCGCTACTGGTCAGCGGGGCTACCGGCGCGCTGTGCATCGGCTTGCTCTGGCTCACCTGGCTGCTGCGCCGCGAACTGAAGCGCCGCCACGCCGCTGAGCGGGAACTGGCCCGAAGAGCGTCCGTGGACTCGTTGACAGGCCTGGCCAACCGCCGGACCTTGGACGAAACGCTGCAACAGGAATGGCTACGGGCCCAACGCTCAGGCCAGCCTCTGTCGGTCATGATGATTGATGCCGACCACTTCAAGGCGTTCAATGATCGTCATGGCCACCAAGGCGGTGACGAGGCATTGCGAACCCTGGCGCAGTTGATCGGCAAGCACGTCCGCCGACCAGCCGACCTGGCAGCGCGCTACGGCGGTGAGGAGTTCTCGGTGGTACTGCCGGAAACCACCACCGCCGGAGCCTTTACCATGGCCCAGAACATTCGCGAAGCGGTGGAGCAATTGCCACCCGCTCTCGACGATGATGATCCCATGACGGTCAGCATCGGCATCGCCACTTGGGCACAAGGGCCGTATGACGAACTCGAACAACTCCTGTTCGCCGCCGACAAGGCGCTGTACCAGGCCAAGGCCACCGGGCGCAATCGTGTGGTCTGTGCGATGTGA
- the lpxC gene encoding UDP-3-O-acyl-N-acetylglucosamine deacetylase, with amino-acid sequence MIKQRTLKNIIRATGVGLHSGEKVYLTLKPAPIDTGIVFCRADLDPVVQIPARAENVGETTMSTTLVNGDTRVDTVEHLLSAMAGLGIDNAYVELSASEVPIMDGSAGPFVFLIQSAGLEEQDAAKKFIRILREVTVEDGDKRATFVPFEGFKVSFEIDFDHPVFRDRTQSASVDFSSTSFVKEVSRARTFGFMSDIEYLRKHNLALGGSVENAIVVDSDGVLNEDGLRYEDEFVKHKILDAIGDLYLLGNSLIGEFRGFKSGHALNNQLLRKLIEQKDAWEVVTFEDASTAPISYMRPVAAV; translated from the coding sequence ATGATTAAACAACGCACCCTGAAGAATATTATCCGTGCCACAGGTGTCGGCTTGCACTCCGGCGAGAAGGTCTACCTGACCCTCAAGCCCGCGCCTATCGATACCGGCATTGTGTTTTGTCGTGCCGACCTCGACCCTGTGGTGCAGATTCCTGCTCGCGCGGAAAACGTTGGTGAAACCACTATGTCGACCACGTTGGTCAACGGTGACACCCGAGTGGACACGGTGGAGCATTTGCTCTCGGCCATGGCTGGCCTGGGCATCGATAACGCCTACGTCGAGCTCTCCGCGTCCGAAGTCCCGATCATGGATGGCAGTGCCGGACCCTTCGTATTCCTGATTCAATCGGCTGGCCTGGAAGAGCAGGACGCCGCTAAGAAGTTCATCCGCATCCTGCGGGAAGTGACTGTGGAAGATGGCGACAAGCGCGCCACTTTTGTCCCTTTCGAAGGCTTCAAGGTGAGCTTCGAGATCGATTTCGATCACCCGGTTTTCCGTGACCGTACCCAGAGTGCAAGCGTGGACTTTTCCAGTACTTCGTTCGTCAAAGAAGTCAGTCGCGCCCGTACCTTTGGTTTCATGAGTGATATCGAGTACCTGCGCAAGCACAACCTCGCACTCGGCGGCAGTGTCGAAAACGCGATCGTGGTCGATTCCGATGGTGTGTTGAACGAAGACGGCCTTCGTTATGAAGACGAATTCGTCAAGCACAAGATCCTCGATGCAATCGGCGACCTCTACCTCCTGGGCAATAGCCTGATTGGTGAGTTTAGGGGCTTCAAGTCCGGTCATGCACTGAACAACCAGCTGCTGCGCAAGTTGATTGAGCAGAAAGACGCTTGGGAAGTCGTGACGTTCGAAGACGCCAGCACCGCGCCAATCTCTTACATGCGCCCTGTTGCGGCCGTGTAA
- the ftsZ gene encoding cell division protein FtsZ produces MFELVDNIPASPVIKVIGVGGGGGNAVNHMVKSNIEGVEFICANTDAQALKSIGARTILQLGTGVTKGLGAGANPEVGRQAALEDRERIAEVLQGTNMVFITTGMGGGTGTGAAPIIAEVAKEMGILTVAVVTRPFPFEGRKRMQIADEGIRLLSESVDSLITIPNEKLLTILGKDASLLSAFAKADDVLAGAVRGISDIIKRPGMINVDFADVRTVMSEMGMAMMGTGCASGPNRAREATEAAIRNPLLEDVNLQGARGILVNITAGPDLSLGEYSDVGSIIEAFASEHAMVKVGTVIDPDMRDELHVTVVATGLGAKIEKPVKVIDNTVHTSMASQPQQQASARQEAPAVNYRDLDRPTVMRNQAQAGAATAAKMNPQDDLDYLDIPAFLRRQAD; encoded by the coding sequence ATGTTCGAACTCGTAGACAACATCCCCGCTAGCCCGGTTATCAAAGTAATCGGTGTCGGCGGTGGCGGCGGCAACGCTGTCAACCACATGGTCAAGAGCAACATTGAAGGCGTTGAATTCATCTGCGCCAACACTGATGCCCAGGCGCTGAAATCCATCGGCGCGCGGACCATCCTGCAACTGGGCACTGGCGTAACCAAAGGCCTGGGCGCCGGCGCCAACCCTGAAGTCGGTCGTCAGGCCGCTCTCGAAGACCGTGAGCGCATTGCCGAAGTCCTCCAGGGCACCAACATGGTGTTCATCACCACAGGCATGGGCGGCGGTACCGGTACCGGTGCGGCGCCGATCATTGCCGAAGTGGCCAAGGAAATGGGGATTCTCACCGTTGCGGTGGTGACTCGTCCGTTCCCGTTCGAAGGTCGCAAGCGTATGCAGATCGCCGACGAAGGTATCCGTCTGCTGTCTGAAAGCGTCGACTCGTTGATCACTATCCCTAACGAGAAGCTGCTGACCATCCTCGGCAAGGACGCAAGCCTGCTGTCGGCTTTCGCCAAGGCTGACGATGTACTGGCCGGTGCCGTTCGCGGTATCTCCGACATCATCAAGCGTCCGGGCATGATCAACGTCGACTTTGCCGACGTACGGACTGTCATGAGCGAAATGGGCATGGCGATGATGGGCACTGGCTGCGCCAGCGGTCCGAACCGCGCACGCGAGGCCACCGAAGCGGCCATTCGCAACCCGTTGCTCGAAGACGTGAACCTGCAAGGTGCACGCGGCATCCTGGTGAACATCACCGCCGGTCCTGACCTGTCCCTGGGTGAGTACTCCGACGTGGGTAGCATCATCGAAGCCTTCGCTTCCGAGCACGCGATGGTCAAGGTCGGTACCGTTATCGATCCGGACATGCGCGACGAGTTGCACGTGACCGTGGTTGCCACCGGTCTGGGCGCGAAAATCGAGAAACCTGTAAAGGTCATCGACAATACCGTTCACACCTCCATGGCTTCGCAACCGCAACAACAAGCGTCTGCCCGTCAGGAAGCGCCAGCGGTGAACTACCGTGACCTGGACCGTCCGACCGTCATGCGCAACCAGGCCCAGGCCGGTGCTGCGACTGCCGCGAAGATGAATCCGCAAGACGATCTGGATTACCTGGACATCCCGGCATTCCTGCGTCGTCAGGCCGATTGA
- the ftsA gene encoding cell division protein FtsA, translated as MANVQSGKMIVGLDIGTSKVVALVGEVADDGTLVIVGIGTHPSRGLKKGVVVNIESTVQSIQRAIEEAQLMAGCRIHSAFVGVAGNHIRSLNSHGIVAIRDREVSSADLERVLDAAQAVAIPADQRVLHTLPQDYVIDNQEGVREPLGMSGVRLEAKVHVVTCAVNAAQNIEKCVRRCGLEIDDIILEQLASAYSVLTDDEKELGVCLVDIGGGTTDIAIFTEGAIRHTAVIPIAGDQVTNDIAMALRTPTQYAEEIKIRYACALAKLAGAGETIKVPSVGDRPPRELSRQALAEVVEPRYDELFTLIQAELRRSGYEDLIPAGIVLTGGTSKMEGAVELAEEIFHMPVRLGVPHGVKGLDDVVRNPIYSTGVGLLMYGLQKQSDGISFSGIGSRDSYSNDEPKAPLFERLQAWVKGNF; from the coding sequence ATGGCAAACGTGCAAAGCGGAAAAATGATCGTCGGTCTGGATATCGGCACTTCCAAGGTGGTAGCGCTGGTAGGCGAGGTCGCGGACGACGGCACGCTGGTCATCGTCGGGATCGGTACCCATCCGTCCCGTGGCTTGAAAAAAGGCGTGGTGGTGAACATCGAGTCCACCGTGCAATCGATCCAGCGCGCCATCGAAGAAGCGCAGCTGATGGCCGGTTGCCGGATCCACTCGGCGTTCGTCGGCGTGGCGGGCAATCACATCCGCAGCCTGAACTCCCACGGCATCGTGGCGATTCGTGATCGCGAAGTCAGCTCCGCGGACCTTGAGCGCGTGCTCGACGCGGCCCAGGCCGTGGCGATCCCGGCCGACCAGCGTGTGCTGCACACCCTGCCGCAGGATTACGTGATCGATAACCAGGAAGGCGTACGTGAGCCCCTGGGCATGTCCGGTGTGCGCCTGGAAGCCAAGGTCCACGTGGTCACCTGCGCGGTGAACGCCGCGCAGAACATTGAAAAATGCGTGCGCCGCTGCGGCCTGGAAATCGACGACATCATCCTCGAGCAACTGGCCTCGGCCTACTCGGTGCTGACCGACGACGAGAAAGAGCTGGGCGTGTGCCTGGTGGACATCGGCGGCGGTACCACCGACATCGCGATCTTCACCGAAGGTGCCATTCGTCACACGGCGGTGATCCCGATTGCCGGTGACCAGGTGACCAACGACATCGCCATGGCGCTGCGTACCCCGACCCAGTACGCCGAGGAAATCAAGATCCGCTACGCCTGTGCCCTGGCGAAACTGGCCGGTGCCGGTGAAACCATCAAGGTGCCAAGCGTTGGCGACCGTCCGCCGCGCGAGCTGTCCCGCCAGGCCCTGGCCGAAGTGGTCGAGCCGCGTTACGACGAGCTGTTCACGCTGATCCAGGCCGAACTGCGCCGCAGTGGCTACGAAGACCTGATCCCGGCCGGCATCGTGCTGACCGGCGGTACGTCGAAGATGGAAGGCGCGGTCGAGCTGGCCGAAGAGATTTTCCACATGCCGGTGCGCCTGGGCGTGCCCCATGGCGTCAAGGGCCTGGATGACGTGGTCCGCAACCCGATCTATTCCACCGGCGTTGGCCTGTTGATGTACGGCCTGCAGAAGCAGTCCGACGGGATTTCGTTCTCAGGGATAGGCAGCCGCGACAGCTACAGCAACGACGAGCCGAAGGCACCGCTTTTCGAGCGGCTCCAGGCTTGGGTGAAAGGCAATTTTTAA
- a CDS encoding cell division protein FtsQ/DivIB encodes MQGASLRHQPSAPGRKPVPRGASRMVAKEPMSARLPKANFGFLKSLFWPVLLVVLGFGTYEGAQRLLPYADRPIARINVQGDLSYISQQAVQQRIAPFVASSFFTIDLAGMRKELEQMPWIAHAEVRRVWPDQVSIRLEEQLPVARWGDESLLNNQGQAFTPRELANYEHLPQLFGPQRAQQKVMQQYQVLSQMLRPLGFSIARLELRERGSWFLTTGAGSSGPGIELLLGRGNLVEKMRRFIAIYDKTLKEQITNIARIDLRYANGLAVGWREPVAPTTAVPAVAKN; translated from the coding sequence ATGCAAGGCGCATCGCTTCGTCATCAGCCATCCGCACCCGGTCGCAAGCCGGTGCCGCGGGGTGCCAGCCGAATGGTGGCCAAGGAGCCGATGTCGGCGCGTCTGCCGAAAGCCAATTTTGGCTTTCTCAAGAGCCTGTTCTGGCCGGTGCTGCTGGTGGTGTTGGGGTTCGGTACGTATGAAGGCGCCCAGCGGTTGCTGCCTTATGCCGACCGGCCGATTGCCAGGATCAACGTCCAGGGCGACCTGAGCTACATCAGCCAGCAAGCGGTGCAGCAGCGGATTGCGCCGTTCGTGGCGTCGAGCTTCTTCACCATTGACCTGGCGGGCATGCGCAAGGAACTGGAGCAGATGCCCTGGATCGCCCATGCGGAAGTGCGCCGGGTATGGCCTGACCAGGTTTCTATTCGGCTGGAAGAACAACTGCCGGTGGCCCGTTGGGGCGACGAGTCGTTGCTGAACAACCAGGGCCAGGCGTTCACGCCGCGGGAACTGGCGAACTACGAACATTTGCCACAACTGTTCGGTCCTCAACGGGCCCAGCAGAAAGTGATGCAGCAATACCAGGTGTTGAGTCAGATGTTGCGGCCACTGGGCTTCTCCATCGCGCGCCTGGAATTGCGTGAGCGCGGCAGCTGGTTCCTGACCACTGGCGCGGGCAGCTCGGGCCCGGGTATCGAGCTGCTGCTCGGTCGCGGCAACCTGGTGGAAAAGATGCGCCGTTTCATTGCCATCTATGACAAGACGCTTAAAGAACAGATTACGAACATCGCGCGCATCGATCTGCGCTACGCCAACGGCCTGGCTGTTGGCTGGCGGGAACCTGTAGCGCCCACGACGGCCGTACCCGCCGTCGCGAAGAATTAA
- a CDS encoding D-alanine--D-alanine ligase, whose translation MTAAYANLVSTLDPKAFGRVAVLFGGKSAEREVSLKSGNAVLQALQSAGVDAFGIDVGDDFLQRLLSEKIDRAFIILHGRGGEDGSMQGLLECLGIPYTGSGILASALAMDKLRTKQVWHSLGIPTPRHAVLASEADCISAATELGFPLIVKPAHEGSSIGMAKVSSLPELTAAWKDASSYDSQVLVEQWITGPEFTIATLRDQVLPPIALGTPHTFYDYDAKYVANDTQYRIPCGLDSTKEKELMDLTAKACEALGIAGWGRADVMQDADGQFWFLEVNTAPGMTDHSLVPMAARAAGLDFQQLVLSILAASVGSQEPRG comes from the coding sequence ATGACTGCTGCCTACGCCAACCTGGTCTCGACCCTTGACCCGAAAGCCTTCGGCCGCGTTGCGGTGCTGTTCGGTGGCAAGAGCGCCGAGCGCGAGGTGTCCCTCAAGTCCGGCAACGCCGTATTGCAAGCTCTGCAAAGCGCCGGTGTCGACGCCTTCGGTATCGACGTGGGCGACGACTTCCTGCAGCGCCTGCTGAGCGAGAAGATCGACCGCGCGTTCATCATTCTTCACGGCCGCGGCGGTGAAGACGGCAGCATGCAGGGCCTGCTCGAATGCCTGGGCATTCCCTACACCGGCAGCGGGATCCTGGCGTCTGCCCTGGCGATGGACAAACTGCGCACCAAGCAGGTCTGGCACAGCCTCGGCATTCCTACGCCCCGTCACGCCGTGCTGGCGTCCGAGGCCGATTGTATTTCGGCGGCCACGGAACTGGGCTTCCCTTTGATCGTCAAACCGGCCCATGAAGGTTCAAGTATCGGCATGGCGAAAGTGAGTTCGCTGCCTGAGTTGACCGCGGCATGGAAAGACGCCAGTTCCTACGATTCGCAAGTGTTGGTCGAGCAATGGATCACCGGTCCAGAGTTCACCATCGCCACCCTGCGTGACCAAGTGTTGCCCCCGATTGCGCTGGGCACACCGCACACGTTCTACGACTACGACGCCAAATACGTCGCCAACGATACCCAGTACCGCATTCCTTGCGGGCTGGACAGCACCAAGGAAAAAGAACTGATGGACCTCACGGCCAAGGCCTGTGAGGCGCTGGGTATCGCCGGTTGGGGCCGGGCAGATGTGATGCAGGACGCCGATGGGCAGTTCTGGTTCCTGGAAGTCAACACCGCCCCCGGCATGACCGATCACAGCCTGGTACCGATGGCGGCCCGCGCCGCCGGTTTGGATTTCCAGCAACTGGTGCTGTCGATCCTGGCCGCCAGTGTCGGCTCTCAAGAGCCAAGAGGTTAA
- the murC gene encoding UDP-N-acetylmuramate--L-alanine ligase, with protein MVENRKAMPHPEMRRIRRIHFVGIGGVGMCGIAEVLLNLGYEVSGSDLKASPVTERLESFGAQIFIGHRAENAANADVLVVSSAVNTSNPEVATALERRIPVVPRAEMLAELMRYRHGIAVAGTHGKTTTTSLIASVFAAGGLDPTFVIGGRLNAAGTNAQLGTSRYLIAEADESDASFLHLQPLVAVVTNIDADHMATYDGDFNKLKKTFVEFLHNLPFYGLAVVCLDDPVVREILPLIKRPTVTYGFGEDVDVRAINVRQQGMQTFFTVLRPDREPLDVSVNMPGNHNVLNALATICIATDEGVSDEAIVQGLSGFQGVGRRFQVYGELPVDGGNVMLVDDYGHHPTEVAAVIKAVRGGWPDRRLVMVYQPHRYSRTRDLYDDFVQVLADANVLLLMEVYPAGEEPIPGADSRQLCHSIRQRGQLDPIYIERGVELAPLVKPLLRAGDILLCQGAGDIGGLAPKLLKSPLFAGAIVASSEGKLK; from the coding sequence ATGGTTGAGAATCGCAAAGCCATGCCGCACCCGGAAATGCGCCGTATTCGCCGCATCCACTTCGTCGGTATCGGCGGCGTCGGCATGTGCGGGATCGCCGAAGTGTTGCTGAACCTGGGCTATGAAGTCTCCGGCTCGGACCTCAAGGCGTCCCCGGTGACCGAGCGCCTGGAATCCTTTGGCGCCCAGATTTTCATTGGCCACCGCGCCGAGAACGCTGCCAATGCCGACGTGCTGGTGGTCTCCAGCGCCGTGAACACTTCCAACCCGGAAGTCGCCACCGCTCTGGAACGCCGCATTCCCGTGGTGCCTCGGGCCGAGATGCTGGCCGAGCTGATGCGCTACCGCCACGGCATCGCCGTCGCCGGTACCCACGGCAAGACCACCACCACCAGCCTGATCGCTTCGGTGTTCGCCGCCGGTGGCTTGGACCCGACCTTCGTGATCGGTGGCCGTCTGAATGCCGCGGGCACCAATGCCCAGTTGGGCACCAGCCGTTACCTGATTGCCGAAGCCGACGAGAGCGATGCGAGCTTCCTGCACCTGCAACCGCTGGTGGCGGTGGTGACCAACATCGACGCCGACCACATGGCGACCTACGACGGTGACTTCAACAAACTGAAGAAAACCTTCGTCGAGTTCCTGCACAACCTGCCGTTCTACGGTCTGGCGGTGGTGTGCCTGGACGACCCGGTGGTGCGTGAAATCCTGCCGCTGATCAAGCGTCCGACCGTGACCTACGGTTTCGGCGAAGACGTCGACGTGCGCGCCATCAACGTGCGCCAGCAGGGCATGCAGACGTTCTTCACCGTGTTGCGTCCTGATCGCGAGCCGCTGGATGTGTCGGTGAACATGCCCGGCAACCACAACGTGCTCAACGCGTTGGCGACCATTTGCATCGCCACCGATGAAGGCGTCAGCGATGAAGCCATTGTCCAGGGCCTGTCCGGGTTCCAGGGCGTGGGCCGACGCTTCCAGGTCTACGGCGAACTGCCGGTGGACGGCGGCAACGTGATGCTGGTGGACGACTATGGCCACCACCCGACCGAAGTCGCGGCAGTGATCAAGGCCGTGCGCGGTGGTTGGCCGGATCGGCGCCTGGTGATGGTCTACCAGCCGCACCGCTACAGCCGCACTCGCGACCTGTATGACGATTTCGTCCAGGTGCTGGCCGACGCCAACGTGTTGCTGTTGATGGAAGTCTATCCGGCCGGTGAAGAGCCGATCCCGGGGGCCGACAGCCGTCAGCTGTGCCACAGCATCCGCCAGCGCGGTCAGTTGGACCCGATCTACATCGAGCGCGGCGTGGAGTTGGCACCGCTGGTCAAGCCGCTGTTGCGCGCGGGCGACATCCTGTTGTGCCAAGGCGCCGGTGACATCGGTGGCCTGGCCCCGAAACTGTTGAAAAGTCCGTTATTCGCCGGAGCAATCGTGGCCTCCAGCGAGGGGAAACTGAAATGA
- the murG gene encoding undecaprenyldiphospho-muramoylpentapeptide beta-N-acetylglucosaminyltransferase has translation MGANVLIMAGGTGGHVFPALACAREFQARGYTVHWLGTPRGIENELVPGAGLELHRIDASGLRGKGKLSLLKAPLMLLKSIWQARAIIRRLRPVCVVGFGGYVTGPGGVAAKLAGVPVIVHEQNAVAGTANRLLVPLAARVCEAFPDTFTLSGSRRTTGNPVRTELFLETPRPALAGRKARLLILGGSLGAEPLNKLLPEALSQVAPELRPEVFHQAGKNHDEVTAERYRAAGVEAQVQPFIKDMAQAYGWADLVVCRAGALTISELAAAGLPSMLVPLPHAIDDHQTRNADYLAREGAAFLMPQRTTGAADLAARLTEVLMQPQRLEDMARAARRLAKPDATAQVVDTCLEVAHG, from the coding sequence ATGGGCGCTAACGTGCTGATCATGGCGGGCGGTACCGGCGGGCATGTATTCCCGGCGCTGGCTTGTGCCCGCGAGTTCCAGGCGCGCGGCTACACCGTGCACTGGCTGGGTACGCCACGGGGCATCGAGAATGAACTGGTACCCGGCGCCGGCCTGGAGCTGCACCGGATCGACGCCAGCGGCCTGCGGGGCAAGGGCAAGCTGTCGTTGCTCAAGGCGCCGCTGATGCTGCTCAAGTCGATTTGGCAGGCTCGGGCGATCATCCGTCGGTTGCGGCCGGTCTGTGTGGTGGGGTTTGGCGGCTATGTGACGGGTCCTGGCGGGGTTGCGGCGAAATTGGCCGGTGTGCCGGTGATCGTTCATGAACAGAACGCCGTGGCCGGTACCGCCAATCGGTTACTGGTGCCGTTGGCCGCCCGGGTCTGTGAAGCCTTTCCCGACACCTTTACCCTGTCGGGCAGCCGCCGCACCACCGGTAATCCGGTGCGTACCGAGCTGTTCCTCGAGACACCGCGCCCAGCCCTGGCTGGACGCAAGGCGCGTTTGCTGATCCTGGGTGGAAGCCTGGGGGCAGAGCCGTTGAACAAATTGCTGCCCGAAGCCTTGTCGCAGGTCGCCCCCGAACTGCGGCCGGAAGTGTTTCACCAGGCTGGCAAGAACCACGATGAAGTGACCGCCGAGCGCTACCGCGCCGCAGGCGTCGAGGCGCAAGTGCAGCCTTTCATCAAAGACATGGCCCAAGCCTATGGCTGGGCCGACCTGGTGGTCTGCCGCGCAGGCGCGTTGACCATCAGCGAACTGGCTGCTGCCGGTCTGCCCTCGATGCTGGTGCCTTTGCCCCACGCTATCGACGATCACCAGACCCGCAATGCCGATTATTTGGCCCGTGAAGGCGCAGCCTTCCTGATGCCGCAAAGAACGACTGGCGCCGCGGATCTTGCCGCCCGCCTGACAGAGGTTTTGATGCAGCCGCAACGACTTGAAGACATGGCCCGCGCCGCCCGCCGCCTGGCCAAACCCGATGCTACGGCCCAAGTGGTCGATACCTGCCTGGAGGTGGCCCATGGTTGA